Part of the Longimicrobiales bacterium genome, AGTGCCCCGCCAGGGACTCGAACCCCGAACCTACTGATTAAGAGTCAGTTGCTCTGCCAGTTGAGCTAGCGAGGCAAAATCACCCGCAGCGTACCAGATCGGCACACACGAAGTGAGCCGTAAAAGCTACCGGGGATATGGGACGGGTCAACCTCAGCACGGTCGGGAAACCGGAGCTGCCGTCGGCTCAAAGAAACATCCCCTCGCCGCATTCCATGTGGTACGTTGGGCAACAACCCGTTGCGGTCCGCCGGTTCTGGTTCGTCCAGCCCATAGCCCAGGCCACGCGGCCAGCTGGACTTCCTAGAAGGCGCTCAACCCGGTCAGCGTCTGTCCAAGGATCAGCGAGTGGATATCGTGCGTGCCTTCGTACGTATAGACCGACTCGAGATTGGCCATGTGCCGCATCGAATGGTACTCGACGAGAATGCCGTTCCCGCCCAGAAGCCGACGAGCTTCGCGCGCGATGTCTGTAGCCATATCGCAGTTCGCACGCTTGGCGAGCGAGACCTGCTGCGGCGTCATCGTACCTCCGTCCTTCATGCGACCGAGGTGATAGGTGACGAGCTGGCCTTGCGTGATCTTCGTGAGCATGTCGGCAAGCCGAACCTGCTGAATCTGCTTGCCGCCAATCGGCTCATCGAACATGACACGCTGCTTCGAATACGAGAGCGCCTCGTCAAAGCACGCCATCGCGGCACCAACAACCCCCCACGAGATCCCGTAGCGGGCCTGCGTCAGACACATAAGCGGGCCCTTCAGACCAGTAGTCCCAGGCATGAGCGCGCTGTCGGGAAGTTCGACATCCTCGAAGACGAGCTCACTCGTGTCGGAAGCGAGTAGCGAGAGCTTCCCCTTCTGATCCTTGGCACTGAACCCGGGTGTGTCCGTCGGGACGACGAAACCACGGATGCCCTTCACGTCTCCCAATTCACCGGTCTGCGCCCACACCACGGCGACGTCAGCCATGGAGCCATTCGTGATCCACATCTTGGAGCCGTTCAACCGCCATCCATCAGTAGTCTTTTCGGCGCGTGTGATCATTCCCGCTGGATTGGATCCGTAATCCGGCTCGGTCAGTCCGAAGCAGCCGATCGCTTCACCCGTGGCGAGCTTCGGCAGCCACTCACCGCGGTGCTCTTCGCTACCGAACGCAAAGATCGGATACATGACGAGCGCGCCCTGCACGGACACGAAGGAACGGATGCCTGAGTCGCCCCGCTCAAGTTCCTGCATGATGAGCCCGTATGACACGTTGTTCAGGCCGGCACATCCGTACTCCTCAGGAAGATTTGCCCCGAGGACACCAAGCTCACCCAACTCAGGGATCAGCTGTGTCGGGAACTCCCGCCGAATGTAGGCATCGCCGATGATCGGCATGAGCGTCGTATCGACCCATTCGCGGATCGTGTCGCGGACCATCCTCTCCTCTTCCGAGAAGAGGGAGTCCAGGTCATAGAAGTCGATGCCTTCAAAGAGGGCCATCGGCGTGCTTCCGTTCGATTGAGGGCGTGGGGCGTCGACCGCGCCACGGTTCAGAACCCACCCGGTCCTATCCGGGCACTCAAATCTATTAGAGCGAGTCATCCTCGGCAGTGGTGGCTTCGCTACTCGGCGCCATCAGAGGCAGTGCCTCGACGGCCCTGGCGTTTCGAAAGCGCATGCCGCCATAGGAAAACTCGCGGGCGACCTTCTGCCCAATCCAGATCGCAGCGATCATCGTCGCCATCCATCCGCCGACCACGAGGTCGGTCGGTCGGACCGTGAACCAGACGTAGACACCCATGCCGGCAGTGAAAAGTAAGCCGCCTAGCCACCCCCACCACGCGGCCCGGGCCCGGGCCTTACGCCGACAGGTGTCGCACCACAGCATACGATCGAGCTCCATCTGGTCGTGTACCTCGAGACACCTCACACACGTGACTTCCGTGGGATAGCGGTCCCGCCAACTCACATGCTCTCGCGTCATTCGGTGGATCCCCTTCTTGCTGCCGGTCCGAGGGCCTAGTCTAGCGCGGCCAACAGTGCCGCTGTGAATTCGCGGGTCGTCGCGCTCCCACCCATGTCTACCGTGCGCGTGTCACCGGAGAGAACCACGGTATCGATCGCACCTCGAATTCGCGACGCCGTTTCGCTCTGGCTCATGTGATCGAGCATGAGGCACGCCGAAAGAAGCAATCCTGTCGGATTGGCGATCCCCTGGCCGGCGATGTCAGGGGCCGAACCGTGAACCGCTTCAAACATGGCCGCGTCCTGGCCGATGTTGCCCGCGGGAGCGAAGCCCAGACCGCCAACGAGACCGGCCATGAGGTCGGACAGGATATCCCCGAACATATTCTCCATGACGAGCACGTCGAAACGGTACGGATCGAGCACGAGCTGCATGGCTGTCGCGTCGATGATCCGGTCTTCGAACTCGATGTCCGGATACTCACTCGCCACGTCCTGACCCACCTCGAGGAAGAGCCCCTGGGTGTATTTCAGAATGTTGGCCTTGTGGGCGAGTGTGACCTTCTTGCGACCGTGCTTCCGTGCGTACTCAAACGCGTATCGGCAAATGCGCTCCGCGCCGAACCTCGTGATGATCATCACGGACTCAGCTGCCGCCCGGGCATCGCCGTGCATCCCGATGTAATGCTCGACACCGACGTACAATCCCTCGGTGTTCTCGCGAATCAAAACGAGATCGATGTCCTCGTACCGGCCGCCGGGCACGATCGTGCGTACCGGGCGAACGTTCGAATACAGGTCGAACGCCTTTCGCATTTCGACGTTGATCGAACGAAAACCCGAACCGGACGGAGTTGTCAGTGGGCCCTTGAGGATGATCCCGTTCTTTTCCGAGGAATCGAGCGTCGCCTGAGGGAGAGGATTGAGTACTTCCTTGAGTGCGATGAGCCCCGCGAGTTGCATGTCGTACTCGAGGTCGGCGCCCGCCGCCTTCAGAATCTCCAGCGTCGCATCCGTAACTTCTGGGCCGATCCCGTCTCCAGGAATGACCGTAATTGTCTTCGTCATCGACTGATAAATCGTTCGTTGTAAGTGTATTCGGTGTGGGCCTCGCCCCAGTCGACGAGGTCCTCCAGAAGTGTCATTCGTTCGGTCCCATCGCGTCGCGCCTGGCCTGCGATATTCAGTGAGCGACGCCACAAGATATCCGGCAATTCATCCGCCAGCAGCCTCGCATTCGCTACTTCAGTATCCCCCACTGTCGTGATCACCCGCACCGCTGCCAATCCGGCGTACTCTTCGAAGAGTAGGCGTGTCTCTTCAGAAAAGAGAAAAATGTAGGGCCCGACCTTGGCCCACAGCTTCCCACCGCGCCGGAGTTGCTGCGCCGACTGCGGGACCATCACGACCGCGACGTTTCCGACGATCTCGGCATAGACCCCGCCCTCATATTGATACGCTGCTCCGACCTGCTCAGCGCTCGGCAGAGTACCGTCCAATCTGGGCTCGCATCCTGCGAGTCCAAGCGTGACGACGCATGCGACCGCTCCTCCCCACCCCATCTTCATCAAACTGCTCCGATTGTCCTTTGGTTCTAATCAACCCGGGATGTACCAGAACAACGTCCGGGTGAGTTCCTCCACCCCCGAGACCAGGCCGCGGGGATCATCCTGATCAAATTCGCCACCCTCCTCAATGCAGTACCAGACGACATCTCCAGTTCGGGGGACGATGAGCACGGCCTGTAAACGAACCCGCGGAGCAGTATCCTCGACCCCGGCTTCCGCGAAGGTCGGGGGAGACGCCGCGCATCGTCCCTGGAGGAGGCGGAGCCGACCGTCCGCTGCAGCTGGAGAGCAGCGTGGCAGCGCCCATAGCAAGGAGCGTTCAGCACACCGAGAACAGCGAGCGGCGACCCGCTCCCTTTCCTACTCGTTGACCGACTTCATTCATGATTCGCCCCCGACCGCGGTACGGCCTCTCGTGGCTGTGGCAGCACTCAAAGGTAGAGAAGCCGGCTGTCCGATTGAACCCAGGTGGAGTTGGCTCGAACTCGCGATCAGGCTGACGCCAGCACAGCCATTCTTGCCCTCCCTGACATGCTTCGAGCGCCTGGCATCACTTGCCTGCAGGTCCTCGGCGCGATCCGTGACGGAATCGTCCATCGCCTCGACATTGTTTCGCAGACCGGGATGCCACGTGGCACCGTATACCCGACGCCCGAGAGCTTGAAAAAAATGGCCTCTTGCGGGCCGCTCCGTGCGCACCGCAGGTGCCTCGTGACAGTGTTCTGCGGCGCTTGGCTACCCGCGCGGCTAGCCAGCGTCTCTGGTTTGAAAGACAATGAATAGGGACAACGCTATTGAGTATTGACATCGGGTCAGCGGAAGCACCATTTGGCCAGTCATAAGCGGTCCACCAATACGGGGAGCCGCGCCCAGCCATGGATCCACGGAGCACTCATGAGCGACTCACTCGTCCGCCACGAAAAGTGGGATGACATCGAGCGCGAAGCTGTAACCGGCGACATCGCTCGCCGACTCTTCACCGGCGATCGCATGATGCTCGCCCAGGTCTTTCTCGAGAAAGGAGCCGTCGTTCCGAAGCACTCGCACGAGAACGAGCAGCTGACGTGGATCATGGAGGGAGCGCTCCGCTTCTGGATCGGAAACGAAGGTGAGCCCGGCTATGAGGAGCGTATCGTTTCCGCCGGAGAAGTCATGTACATCCCGTCAAACGTCCCGCACAAAGCGGAGGCCCTCGAGGACACGCTCGACGTAGACGTGTTCAGCCCGCCCCGCCAGGACTGGCTCGACGGTACAGACTCCTATTTTCAAGACCGCTGACGTGACGCTGGGGAACGCCTGAATGGATCTCGGACTGAAGGGAAAGGTCGCGGTGGTCGCCGGCTCCAGTCAGGGACTCGGCCGCGCTGTCGCCGACGCCTTGGCGGCGGAGGGGGTCGACCTTGTGATCAACTCGCGATCACCTGAGAAATTGCTCGCCGTCAAGAATCAGATCATCCAGCATACGGGAGCCCGGGTAGAAGCCGTGCCGTGTGAC contains:
- a CDS encoding acyl-CoA dehydrogenase family protein; amino-acid sequence: MALFEGIDFYDLDSLFSEEERMVRDTIREWVDTTLMPIIGDAYIRREFPTQLIPELGELGVLGANLPEEYGCAGLNNVSYGLIMQELERGDSGIRSFVSVQGALVMYPIFAFGSEEHRGEWLPKLATGEAIGCFGLTEPDYGSNPAGMITRAEKTTDGWRLNGSKMWITNGSMADVAVVWAQTGELGDVKGIRGFVVPTDTPGFSAKDQKGKLSLLASDTSELVFEDVELPDSALMPGTTGLKGPLMCLTQARYGISWGVVGAAMACFDEALSYSKQRVMFDEPIGGKQIQQVRLADMLTKITQGQLVTYHLGRMKDGGTMTPQQVSLAKRANCDMATDIAREARRLLGGNGILVEYHSMRHMANLESVYTYEGTHDIHSLILGQTLTGLSAF
- a CDS encoding cupin domain-containing protein, whose protein sequence is MSDSLVRHEKWDDIEREAVTGDIARRLFTGDRMMLAQVFLEKGAVVPKHSHENEQLTWIMEGALRFWIGNEGEPGYEERIVSAGEVMYIPSNVPHKAEALEDTLDVDVFSPPRQDWLDGTDSYFQDR
- a CDS encoding isocitrate/isopropylmalate family dehydrogenase; translation: MTKTITVIPGDGIGPEVTDATLEILKAAGADLEYDMQLAGLIALKEVLNPLPQATLDSSEKNGIILKGPLTTPSGSGFRSINVEMRKAFDLYSNVRPVRTIVPGGRYEDIDLVLIRENTEGLYVGVEHYIGMHGDARAAAESVMIITRFGAERICRYAFEYARKHGRKKVTLAHKANILKYTQGLFLEVGQDVASEYPDIEFEDRIIDATAMQLVLDPYRFDVLVMENMFGDILSDLMAGLVGGLGFAPAGNIGQDAAMFEAVHGSAPDIAGQGIANPTGLLLSACLMLDHMSQSETASRIRGAIDTVVLSGDTRTVDMGGSATTREFTAALLAALD